From a region of the Falsiruegeria litorea R37 genome:
- a CDS encoding LysR family transcriptional regulator — protein MSINYDFGDLEAFLAVKETGSFHRAAERLNLSQSAVSRRVQKLEDALGSVLFERTTRAVVPTLAAKRLQARAEAILEDAQETARAMRDESVTFAYQRGAIITVAAIPTVLRRLIAPALVAFSSNRHAARVRILDGTANEVAEAVAQGEADFGLGSIPMLEPTTEFEPLFDEQIVLAVPNGHKLAADSCVSPTQLAKVPLIFPSRGTGNRLLIDEAFARARIELNWTYEAHRTTTSLQMVEEGLGAALLPQSAVGAVGVSTCRIQNLEIARPIGLLSRLGQADSRAVLALKRHIRETSDRPTQRGSPTTTG, from the coding sequence ATGAGCATCAATTATGATTTCGGAGATCTGGAAGCTTTTCTGGCCGTGAAGGAAACGGGTTCTTTCCACCGGGCTGCCGAAAGGCTGAACCTCTCTCAGTCGGCGGTTTCCCGGCGTGTTCAAAAGCTTGAGGACGCTTTGGGTTCGGTTCTGTTTGAGCGAACCACACGTGCAGTTGTGCCGACGTTGGCCGCAAAGAGGCTTCAGGCTAGAGCAGAGGCCATTCTTGAAGATGCACAAGAAACAGCACGTGCCATGCGCGATGAAAGTGTCACTTTCGCCTATCAGCGCGGGGCGATCATCACCGTAGCGGCCATTCCAACCGTTCTAAGGCGGCTGATTGCTCCGGCGCTGGTTGCGTTCAGTTCAAACCGGCACGCCGCACGGGTTCGAATTTTGGATGGCACTGCAAATGAAGTGGCAGAGGCCGTGGCGCAGGGAGAGGCGGATTTCGGGTTGGGCTCAATCCCGATGTTGGAACCCACGACCGAGTTCGAGCCCTTGTTTGATGAGCAAATTGTTCTGGCCGTGCCCAACGGACATAAATTGGCGGCTGACAGCTGTGTTTCCCCCACGCAACTTGCAAAAGTTCCTTTGATCTTTCCATCGCGTGGCACCGGCAACCGACTGTTGATCGACGAAGCATTCGCGCGTGCGCGGATTGAACTGAATTGGACATACGAGGCGCACCGTACGACGACCAGTTTGCAAATGGTCGAAGAGGGACTGGGGGCCGCGCTTTTGCCTCAGTCAGCCGTTGGAGCAGTCGGCGTCTCGACGTGTCGGATACAAAATCTCGAGATCGCGCGGCCGATTGGTCTGTTGTCCCGGTTGGGGCAAGCAGATTCCCGTGCGGTCCTGGCATTGAAGAGGCATATAAGGGAAACATCTGATCGACCCACCCAACGGGGCTCACCAACTACAACGGGGTGA